Proteins encoded within one genomic window of Formosa agariphila KMM 3901:
- a CDS encoding DUF4198 domain-containing protein → MKQLILTLAFVLTAVTPTFAHYLWIETNAEGKKGKAQEVHVFYGEYTNGVLERVEGEYFPAVKAFTLWAVDAKGNKTKLDVTPKTDRYVASFTPKSDGTYTIVLDNDDIEVIDYSEYDFGIFKTHYNASAVIQVGSETTNTNNINDSGISVIEVANDSEDVKLQVLFKGQPLGETEVDLFIADNWSKKLTTDAEGYITFKRPWKTKYILEAIKKEEVPGKFKGKDYEFIWHCATYCI, encoded by the coding sequence ATGAAACAATTAATTTTAACGCTTGCATTTGTATTAACAGCAGTTACTCCTACTTTTGCACATTACTTATGGATTGAAACTAATGCTGAAGGTAAAAAAGGAAAAGCACAAGAGGTACATGTGTTTTATGGTGAGTACACCAATGGCGTTTTGGAACGTGTAGAAGGTGAATATTTTCCAGCAGTAAAAGCTTTTACCCTATGGGCGGTTGATGCTAAAGGCAATAAAACGAAATTAGACGTGACTCCTAAGACCGATCGTTATGTGGCATCATTCACACCAAAAAGCGACGGTACGTATACCATAGTGTTAGATAACGATGATATTGAAGTGATTGATTATTCTGAATATGATTTCGGTATTTTTAAAACACATTACAATGCTTCGGCAGTTATTCAAGTTGGATCCGAAACAACCAACACAAATAACATAAACGACTCAGGAATTTCTGTTATTGAAGTTGCTAATGATTCTGAAGATGTTAAACTGCAAGTGTTATTTAAAGGCCAACCTTTAGGAGAAACTGAAGTCGATTTGTTTATCGCCGACAATTGGTCTAAAAAACTAACAACAGACGCAGAAGGTTACATCACCTTTAAACGTCCGTGGAAAACGAAATACATACTAGAAGCCATTAAAAAGGAAGAAGTTCCTGGCAAATTTAAGGGTAAAGATTACGAATTTATCTGGCATTGTGCAACCTACTGTATTTAA
- a CDS encoding PepSY-associated TM helix domain-containing protein, with the protein MSDKRIYNILFHTHTISGIVISVLLYVIFFAGSFSFFRDEIVNWERNQTVKNTEAFDLDFDEALDTLNTTYNLNSRDIELSKHFIEQRIGVAFSAPKDTILNPNTKANRYSTLDTKTYAENSYDGDYTLGEFLYRLHFFAQMQPIGYMLAGFVAFFFLFAIITGVIVHWSKIVSNFYTFRPYAKLKTLWTDAHTALGVIGLPFQFVYAVTGAFFMIKAIIIAPTVFFLFNGDSAKFYDDLGYSHPEYKYSHTPLNKDFSLNYYVDKTEALWPNFDATQIHVFNYGDANMHVMIEGHLKYQDKYTAVGEAIYKVDTDTLIHKKDPNQSATYLDGVKNVMFRLHYGDYGGMTLKLVSFLLGIISCFVILSGVMIWGVARNKKTISEKKRRFNAWLVTIYLAICLSMYPITALSFIAVKINDHASKTFIYSFYFIGWLLLTLFYSIKKDNYFTNKNTLLLGSLLGFLIPITNGITTNNWIWSTYQSNQFQIFFIDVFWIALSSITLYVYFKLKSKPKA; encoded by the coding sequence ATGAGCGATAAAAGAATTTATAACATTCTATTTCATACGCATACCATTAGTGGTATCGTAATTAGCGTACTGCTTTATGTGATATTTTTCGCAGGCTCGTTTTCTTTTTTTCGAGATGAAATTGTAAACTGGGAGCGCAATCAAACAGTAAAAAATACTGAAGCCTTCGATTTAGATTTCGATGAGGCGTTAGATACCTTAAATACAACCTATAATTTAAATAGTAGAGATATAGAACTCTCTAAACATTTTATAGAACAACGTATAGGCGTTGCATTTTCTGCTCCAAAAGACACCATACTTAATCCAAATACTAAGGCAAACAGGTATTCAACTTTAGATACTAAAACCTATGCAGAGAATTCTTATGATGGAGATTATACTTTAGGTGAATTTCTATACCGTCTGCACTTTTTTGCCCAAATGCAACCTATAGGCTATATGCTCGCCGGCTTTGTCGCGTTCTTTTTCTTGTTTGCCATCATTACAGGAGTTATTGTGCATTGGAGTAAAATTGTCTCGAATTTTTACACCTTTAGACCTTATGCTAAGCTGAAAACATTGTGGACAGATGCACACACCGCGTTAGGAGTTATCGGCTTACCATTTCAGTTTGTGTATGCCGTAACGGGTGCGTTTTTTATGATAAAAGCTATTATAATTGCCCCTACTGTTTTTTTTCTTTTTAACGGGGATTCGGCTAAATTTTATGATGACTTAGGATATTCACATCCAGAATACAAATACTCACACACACCTTTAAATAAAGATTTTAGTCTGAATTATTACGTCGATAAAACAGAAGCTTTATGGCCTAACTTTGATGCGACTCAAATTCATGTTTTTAATTATGGCGATGCCAATATGCACGTTATGATCGAAGGGCATTTAAAATACCAAGACAAATATACCGCAGTTGGAGAAGCGATTTATAAAGTTGATACAGACACGCTTATTCATAAAAAAGATCCTAACCAAAGTGCCACCTATTTAGATGGCGTTAAAAATGTAATGTTCCGTTTACATTATGGTGATTACGGTGGCATGACATTAAAACTAGTCAGTTTTTTACTTGGTATAATTTCTTGTTTTGTTATTCTTTCTGGAGTTATGATTTGGGGCGTTGCTAGAAATAAGAAAACAATTTCTGAAAAGAAAAGACGATTTAACGCGTGGTTGGTTACCATCTATCTTGCCATTTGTTTAAGCATGTACCCGATTACAGCGCTTTCTTTTATTGCTGTAAAAATAAACGACCATGCTAGCAAAACGTTTATTTACAGTTTTTACTTTATAGGATGGTTGCTCTTAACACTATTCTACAGTATTAAAAAAGACAATTATTTCACGAATAAAAACACCTTACTATTGGGCTCTCTTCTCGGATTTTTAATTCCGATTACAAATGGTATTACGACTAATAATTGGATATGGTCAACCTATCAGAGCAATCAATTTCAAATATTTTTTATCGATGTATTTTGGATTGCCTTATCGTCAATCACATTATATGTGTATTTTAAATTAAAAAGCAAACCTAAAGCTTAA
- a CDS encoding NAD(P)-dependent oxidoreductase, translating to MKFAIIKERKSPPDRRVVFSPKTLLRVKQQFPEAKFKVEKSKIRIFPDEVYKLTGFSVVKDISDCDVMIGVKEVPVEALIPNKSYFFFSHTIKKQPYNRKLLQAILNKNITLYDHETIIDAKNNRLIGFGRYAGIVGAYNAFRTWGLKFDSWNLPKANTLSSQKLLNVQLDKIKVPNIKILLTGGGKVSKGAIEILKALKIPSVSIEDYLTKSFSTAVYCNIDSLDFNARIDGKTKPLKDFFKNPSAYKSTFMRFVKETDMLITGHFFGDGSPFLFTREEAKSDDFNIKVVADISCDIDGPVATTIRASTIEDPIYGYNPQTESEVDFKSKDAIAVMAVDNLPCELPNDASVGFGEMFLKHVIPAFFNDDADGVLERARMTQNGKLTPRFAYLQDYVDGKE from the coding sequence ATGAAATTTGCCATTATAAAAGAACGTAAATCGCCACCAGACAGACGAGTAGTGTTTTCTCCAAAAACATTATTACGAGTAAAACAGCAATTTCCGGAGGCCAAATTCAAAGTAGAAAAATCTAAAATCAGAATATTTCCAGACGAAGTTTATAAACTAACAGGGTTTTCGGTGGTGAAAGACATTTCCGATTGCGATGTAATGATAGGTGTAAAGGAAGTTCCGGTAGAGGCTTTAATACCGAATAAGTCTTATTTTTTCTTTTCGCATACAATTAAAAAACAACCTTATAATAGAAAACTATTACAAGCGATTTTAAATAAAAATATTACACTTTACGACCACGAGACCATAATTGATGCTAAAAATAATAGACTGATTGGTTTCGGACGTTACGCTGGTATTGTTGGCGCATATAATGCATTTAGAACTTGGGGCTTAAAATTCGACTCATGGAATTTGCCTAAAGCTAATACGTTATCTAGTCAAAAACTGCTAAACGTTCAACTCGATAAAATAAAAGTTCCTAATATAAAAATTCTTTTAACCGGAGGAGGTAAAGTATCTAAGGGGGCAATCGAAATTCTTAAAGCATTAAAGATTCCTAGTGTAAGTATAGAAGATTACTTAACTAAAAGTTTTTCTACTGCTGTGTATTGTAATATAGATTCTTTAGATTTTAATGCACGTATTGATGGAAAAACAAAACCATTAAAAGATTTCTTCAAGAATCCAAGTGCGTATAAGTCGACTTTTATGCGATTTGTAAAAGAAACAGATATGTTAATTACAGGTCATTTTTTCGGAGATGGTTCTCCGTTTTTATTCACTAGGGAAGAAGCTAAATCAGACGATTTTAATATAAAAGTAGTAGCCGATATCAGTTGTGATATCGATGGTCCAGTAGCAACTACAATTAGAGCTTCAACAATTGAAGACCCTATATACGGATACAATCCGCAAACTGAATCTGAAGTCGATTTTAAATCTAAAGATGCTATTGCTGTTATGGCAGTCGATAATTTACCATGTGAATTACCGAATGATGCTAGCGTTGGATTTGGAGAAATGTTTTTAAAACATGTAATTCCTGCCTTTTTTAATGATGATGCCGATGGGGTTTTAGAACGTGCACGAATGACTCAAAACGGAAAATTAACACCGCGCTTTGCGTATCTGCAGGATTATGTAGATGGTAAAGAATAA